A window of Selenomonas ruminantium subsp. lactilytica TAM6421 contains these coding sequences:
- a CDS encoding acetyl-CoA hydrolase/transferase family protein, with protein sequence MIDILDRVRNKELQSKIVTAEEAAAFFKEGMNVATSGFTASAYPKAIPLALAERMKKEPFTINLWTGASTGPELDEALAKVHGIKKRLPYQTDKDLRNEINDGSVDYLDLHLSESAQLSRCGYLGKVDVAVVEACAITEEGNIIPTTSLGNAASYVQSADTVIVEVNTSQPLELEGMHDVYIPMDPPNRLPIPIVKATDRVGTPYIPCTPDKIKYIVPCDIPDHTRPLKAIDEDSRKMSQFTLDFLKKEVEAGRMPKNLLPLQSGVGNVANAVMAGFVDSDLKDLTVYTEVIQDGMLDLIDAGKLLIASGTAFSPSPEGMARFYKDVAKYKKYLLLRPEEISNSPEVVHRLGVIAMNTAIEVDIYGNVNSTHITGTKMMNGIGGSGDFARNAYLTIFYTPSIAKGGKISAVVPMCSHIDHTEHDVDIIITEQGIADLRGKAPRERALEIINNCAHPDYRPILLDYFERATEATHHANTPHILEEALSFHERFVANGSMMKD encoded by the coding sequence ATGATTGATATTCTTGACCGCGTGCGCAACAAAGAGTTGCAGAGCAAGATTGTCACGGCGGAAGAAGCAGCAGCTTTTTTCAAAGAAGGCATGAATGTTGCAACCAGTGGTTTTACAGCCTCGGCATATCCGAAAGCCATTCCACTGGCATTAGCTGAACGGATGAAGAAAGAGCCGTTCACCATTAACCTCTGGACGGGAGCTTCCACAGGCCCAGAGCTGGATGAGGCATTGGCCAAAGTTCATGGTATCAAGAAGCGTTTACCCTACCAGACGGATAAGGATCTGCGCAATGAAATCAACGACGGTTCTGTAGATTATCTGGATCTGCATCTTTCCGAGTCAGCCCAGCTCAGCCGTTGCGGCTATCTTGGCAAGGTGGATGTGGCGGTGGTAGAGGCCTGTGCCATCACGGAAGAGGGCAATATCATCCCGACGACATCACTGGGTAATGCCGCTTCCTATGTGCAGAGCGCCGATACGGTCATCGTGGAAGTCAATACTTCCCAGCCGCTGGAACTTGAAGGCATGCATGATGTGTATATCCCGATGGATCCGCCAAACCGCCTGCCCATTCCCATCGTCAAGGCTACGGATCGTGTAGGTACGCCTTATATCCCCTGCACGCCGGATAAGATCAAATACATCGTTCCCTGCGATATTCCTGACCATACGCGTCCGCTGAAGGCGATTGATGAGGATTCCCGCAAGATGAGCCAGTTCACCCTGGACTTCCTCAAGAAGGAAGTGGAAGCCGGCCGCATGCCGAAGAATCTGCTGCCGCTGCAGTCTGGTGTCGGCAACGTAGCCAACGCTGTTATGGCAGGGTTCGTAGATTCCGACCTCAAGGATCTGACGGTTTACACCGAAGTAATCCAGGACGGCATGTTGGACCTCATCGATGCCGGCAAGCTGCTGATTGCCTCTGGTACGGCTTTCAGCCCGTCCCCGGAAGGCATGGCACGTTTCTATAAGGATGTGGCCAAATACAAGAAGTATCTGTTGCTGCGTCCGGAAGAAATCTCCAACAGCCCGGAAGTCGTTCACCGTCTCGGCGTTATCGCCATGAACACGGCTATCGAAGTGGATATCTACGGTAATGTCAACTCCACGCATATCACGGGTACCAAGATGATGAACGGTATCGGCGGCAGCGGCGACTTTGCCCGCAACGCATATCTTACCATCTTCTATACGCCGTCCATTGCCAAAGGCGGCAAGATTTCCGCAGTTGTGCCCATGTGCTCCCATATCGACCACACGGAACATGATGTGGATATCATCATCACGGAACAGGGTATTGCCGATCTCCGTGGCAAGGCTCCGCGTGAGCGCGCTTTGGAAATCATCAATAACTGCGCCCATCCGGACTATCGTCCGATTCTGCTGGATTACTTCGAGAGAGCAACCGAAGCAACCCACCATGCCAATACGCCGCATATTCTCGAAGAGGCTCTGTCCTTCCATGAGAGATTCGTGGCCAATGGCAGCATGATGAAAGACTAA
- a CDS encoding metal ABC transporter substrate-binding protein: MKKLMGILSVVFLCLAMVGCGSQAGQSKKEFTIVTSFYPMYIDVLNITKGVDGVKVVNMTKPQTGCLHDYQLTTEDMKTLESADVFVVNGAGMESFLDKAAKQNPKMKTIEASNYKDIELLKDGDEENPHVWLSVTYAIAQVKAITAGLCEADPAHKDAYRQNALDYCMKLEALKKEMHENLDDLPHKDIVTFHEAFPYLAKEFKLNIASVIEREPGTEPTPQELEDTIKQVNGLSTKVLFMEPQYSPAAAETIARETGAKIYQLDPVVTGEADESALDAYISTMKKNMEVLKEALK, translated from the coding sequence TTGAAAAAATTGATGGGTATATTGTCAGTTGTTTTTTTATGTCTGGCAATGGTTGGCTGCGGCAGTCAGGCAGGTCAGAGCAAGAAGGAATTTACCATCGTCACATCCTTTTATCCCATGTATATCGACGTCCTGAACATCACCAAGGGAGTAGATGGGGTGAAGGTGGTCAATATGACCAAGCCGCAGACCGGTTGCCTGCATGACTATCAGCTGACCACGGAAGATATGAAGACCTTGGAAAGCGCGGATGTGTTTGTGGTGAATGGCGCAGGCATGGAAAGCTTCCTGGATAAGGCTGCCAAGCAGAATCCGAAGATGAAGACCATCGAGGCATCCAATTACAAGGATATCGAACTGCTGAAAGATGGTGATGAGGAAAATCCTCATGTCTGGCTGTCTGTTACCTATGCCATTGCACAGGTGAAGGCGATTACCGCAGGCCTTTGCGAAGCAGATCCGGCGCATAAGGATGCTTATCGGCAGAACGCCCTGGATTATTGCATGAAGCTGGAAGCGCTGAAAAAGGAAATGCATGAAAATCTCGATGACCTGCCCCATAAGGACATTGTCACCTTCCATGAAGCTTTCCCTTATCTGGCCAAGGAATTCAAGCTGAACATTGCCAGCGTCATCGAGAGAGAACCCGGTACGGAGCCGACTCCGCAGGAACTGGAAGACACCATCAAACAGGTCAATGGTCTCAGCACGAAAGTCCTGTTCATGGAACCGCAGTATTCACCTGCTGCCGCAGAAACGATTGCCCGGGAAACCGGTGCAAAGATCTATCAGCTGGATCCTGTCGTAACGGGAGAGGCTGATGAAAGTGCATTGGACGCTTATATTAGTACGATGAAAAAGAATATGGAAGTATTGAAAGAAGCGTTAAAGTAA
- the coaBC gene encoding bifunctional phosphopantothenoylcysteine decarboxylase/phosphopantothenate--cysteine ligase CoaBC: MGTLEGKKIVLGVTGGIAAYKAVEIASRLRKAGAEVHVIMTKEATEFVTELTFREITGQPVSVDMWAKVANFNVEHIALANLADLVLIAPATANIIAKIAAGIADDMLTTTVLATKAPVMLAPAMNTNMYENPITQRNMAELRTRGMQLIEPASGHLACGIEGKGRLPEPVDIVQAVSDFMTEAQPLRGRKIIVTAAGTIEPLDPVRFLGNHSTGKMGYAIAAEAARQGADVLLVSGPSGLPAPANVRIERIQTAREMQAAVQAEYAQADAVIMSAAVADYRPKAVSAEKIKKSDDELVLHLERNPDILLGLGQQKQQQILVGFAAETCHLEEYAKKKLAKKNLDFIVANDVSARDAGFAVDNNRVQLYFRDGRVEKYPLMAKTELAKVILDKLAAILP, encoded by the coding sequence ATGGGAACCTTAGAAGGCAAGAAAATTGTTTTGGGTGTGACGGGAGGCATTGCCGCTTATAAAGCGGTGGAGATTGCCTCCCGTCTCCGCAAGGCAGGGGCAGAAGTCCATGTGATCATGACAAAGGAGGCCACAGAGTTCGTCACGGAACTGACCTTTCGGGAGATCACGGGACAGCCTGTATCTGTGGATATGTGGGCTAAGGTGGCCAATTTCAATGTGGAGCATATCGCCCTGGCAAATCTGGCCGATTTGGTGCTGATTGCGCCGGCAACGGCGAATATCATTGCCAAGATCGCCGCAGGTATTGCCGATGATATGCTGACTACTACGGTATTGGCGACGAAAGCCCCGGTTATGCTGGCACCGGCCATGAACACCAATATGTATGAAAACCCCATCACCCAGCGGAATATGGCAGAGCTCCGAACCCGGGGTATGCAGCTCATTGAACCGGCTTCTGGTCATCTGGCCTGTGGTATCGAGGGCAAGGGGCGTCTGCCGGAACCTGTGGATATTGTGCAGGCGGTCAGCGATTTCATGACCGAAGCGCAGCCATTGCGAGGCCGAAAGATCATTGTTACGGCTGCGGGGACCATTGAACCATTGGACCCGGTTCGTTTCCTGGGCAACCATTCCACCGGCAAAATGGGCTACGCGATTGCAGCGGAAGCTGCCCGGCAGGGGGCAGATGTATTATTGGTATCCGGGCCCAGCGGCCTGCCGGCCCCGGCAAATGTACGTATCGAGCGCATTCAGACTGCCCGTGAGATGCAGGCGGCTGTGCAGGCGGAATACGCGCAGGCAGATGCCGTCATCATGTCGGCTGCAGTAGCGGATTACCGTCCCAAAGCAGTGTCGGCTGAAAAGATCAAGAAGAGTGATGATGAGCTGGTATTACATCTGGAGCGCAATCCGGACATCTTGTTGGGACTGGGCCAGCAAAAGCAGCAGCAGATCCTTGTGGGCTTTGCCGCTGAAACCTGCCATCTGGAGGAATATGCCAAAAAGAAACTGGCCAAGAAGAATCTTGACTTCATCGTGGCCAATGATGTTTCCGCAAGGGATGCCGGCTTTGCAGTAGACAATAACCGCGTCCAGCTTTATTTCCGCGATGGCCGCGTAGAAAAATACCCATTGATGGCAAAAACGGAATTAGCCAAGGTCATATTGGACAAGCTGGCAGCAATCCTGCCCTGA
- the rpoZ gene encoding DNA-directed RNA polymerase subunit omega → MKVMSKPEMSMVNPSTDKLMSRVDSRYGLVVCASKRARQLVDGDELKDIEMKSTKDVTNALEEIAEGKIAYKISKADL, encoded by the coding sequence ATGAAAGTAATGAGCAAACCGGAAATGAGCATGGTAAACCCGTCTACGGATAAATTGATGTCCCGTGTGGACAGCCGCTATGGCCTCGTGGTATGCGCTTCCAAGCGTGCCCGTCAGCTGGTGGATGGGGACGAGCTCAAGGATATCGAAATGAAATCCACGAAGGACGTAACCAATGCTCTGGAAGAAATCGCCGAAGGCAAGATTGCCTACAAGATTTCCAAGGCTGATCTGTAA
- the gmk gene encoding guanylate kinase → MNKGLLIVVSGPSGTGKGTVCSELLNQAQDLAYSISATTRQPRAGEVDGKNYYFMDKADFEKRIAEGGFLEYANVYGNYYGTPLAKIEERLGKGEDILLEIDTQGALNVMEKCPDGLFIFLVPPSIAELERRIRGRGSETEESLRKRMGSARKEIEDGRKYGYVVVNDTVKNAVNRILAIRTAEHCRVDKNQNIFEELAD, encoded by the coding sequence ATGAACAAAGGATTATTGATCGTGGTTTCCGGACCTTCGGGAACAGGCAAGGGAACTGTATGCAGTGAACTTTTGAACCAGGCCCAGGATCTTGCTTACTCCATTTCTGCCACTACACGTCAGCCGCGCGCAGGCGAAGTAGATGGCAAGAATTATTACTTCATGGATAAAGCGGATTTTGAAAAGCGGATTGCCGAAGGCGGTTTCCTGGAATATGCCAATGTTTATGGCAATTACTATGGTACGCCGTTGGCGAAGATTGAAGAACGTCTGGGCAAGGGCGAAGATATCCTGCTGGAAATCGACACCCAGGGTGCCTTGAATGTCATGGAAAAGTGCCCGGATGGGCTGTTCATCTTCCTGGTGCCGCCTTCCATCGCTGAGTTGGAGCGCCGTATCCGCGGCCGTGGCTCTGAGACGGAGGAATCCCTGCGGAAGCGTATGGGTTCGGCCCGTAAGGAAATCGAAGATGGCAGGAAATACGGCTATGTGGTTGTCAATGACACGGTGAAGAATGCCGTTAATCGCATTTTGGCGATTCGTACCGCTGAACATTGCCGTGTAGATAAAAATCAGAACATATTTGAGGAGTTGGCAGATTAA
- the remA gene encoding extracellular matrix/biofilm regulator RemA: protein MDIKLINIGFGNIVSANRIVAIVSPESAPIKRIIQEARDGERLIDATYGRRTRAVIIMDSDHVILSAVQPETVAHRVEDDDEDVKTEKEKEDEE, encoded by the coding sequence GTGGATATCAAACTCATCAATATCGGCTTTGGTAATATTGTATCGGCCAATCGCATTGTGGCCATTGTGAGCCCTGAATCAGCGCCCATCAAGCGCATTATTCAGGAAGCCCGGGATGGGGAACGGCTTATCGATGCTACATATGGACGCAGGACAAGGGCTGTCATCATTATGGACAGCGACCATGTCATCCTTTCTGCGGTGCAGCCGGAAACAGTTGCGCACCGGGTCGAGGATGATGACGAAGATGTAAAGACGGAGAAAGAGAAAGAAGACGAAGAGTAA
- a CDS encoding YicC/YloC family endoribonuclease, producing the protein MLKSMTGFGAATVELDDYKVTVEIKAVNQRFLELIFHMPRQLGQWEECLRQLVRQTAARGKVDLFINYVDKRESKSSIRVDKGLALAYQSALNELSDTLHLPRPDSAAMFASFPDVLQVEQTTELDGFQPVLEEALGKALAAFDTMRQREGAHIAQDFEQRLVKLETMRQQVIELAPSIVEERRQHLQAVLADALAGKDFDEARVIQETALFADRVNYTEEVVRLESHIAQFRQIMAADEPVGRKLDFLIQEFNRETNTIGSKANSKDVAQLVVDMKSEIEKIREQVQNIE; encoded by the coding sequence ATGTTGAAAAGTATGACCGGTTTCGGCGCAGCAACTGTGGAGCTGGATGATTATAAGGTTACGGTAGAGATCAAGGCCGTCAACCAGCGCTTCCTGGAGTTGATTTTCCATATGCCACGTCAATTAGGCCAGTGGGAAGAATGCCTGCGTCAGCTGGTGCGTCAGACTGCTGCCCGGGGAAAGGTAGATCTCTTCATCAACTATGTGGACAAGCGGGAGTCCAAAAGTTCCATTCGGGTGGATAAGGGGTTGGCCCTGGCATATCAGTCCGCTTTGAATGAGCTCAGTGATACGCTGCATCTCCCACGCCCGGACAGTGCTGCTATGTTTGCCAGTTTCCCGGATGTCCTGCAGGTGGAGCAGACCACGGAGCTGGATGGGTTCCAGCCTGTATTGGAAGAGGCTTTGGGAAAGGCCCTGGCAGCCTTTGATACCATGCGTCAGCGTGAAGGCGCACATATCGCTCAGGATTTTGAGCAGCGTCTGGTGAAATTGGAAACGATGCGCCAGCAGGTCATAGAATTGGCGCCGTCCATTGTGGAAGAACGGCGTCAGCATCTGCAGGCAGTGCTGGCAGATGCTTTGGCGGGTAAGGATTTCGACGAGGCCAGAGTGATTCAGGAAACCGCTCTCTTTGCCGACCGGGTGAATTATACCGAGGAAGTTGTACGGCTGGAAAGCCATATTGCCCAGTTCCGCCAGATCATGGCCGCAGACGAACCTGTGGGCAGGAAACTGGATTTTCTGATCCAGGAATTCAACAGGGAAACGAACACCATTGGCTCCAAGGCTAACAGCAAGGATGTGGCCCAGCTGGTGGTGGATATGAAGAGCGAGATCGAAAAGATTCGCGAGCAGGTGCAAAATATCGAGTAA
- the dapF gene encoding diaminopimelate epimerase — protein sequence MKNFTKWQGCGNDFVLFDCLQEDIQDYAALARKVCDRHYGVGADGILIVLPSDKADFRMRIFNTDGSEAEMCGNGIRCFARYLYDFGLTEKTSFTVETGAGILVPEIVLADGQVKGVKVDMGEPHLLGEEIPVVGFDGQKVIDRSMSVAGKEYKFTAVSMGNPHCVIFVDDAENFPIYELGHKFETHELFPRKTNTEFVEVRDRRHVRMRVWERGAAVTLACGTGSCATVVAGILNDKLDREAEVELDGGKLLIHWADNNHVFMTGPAELVFSGELTDCEALSC from the coding sequence ATGAAGAATTTTACGAAGTGGCAAGGCTGCGGCAACGATTTTGTTCTGTTCGATTGTCTCCAGGAAGACATTCAGGATTATGCAGCTTTGGCCCGCAAGGTCTGTGACCGTCACTATGGTGTGGGGGCAGATGGGATATTGATAGTGCTTCCTTCTGATAAAGCTGATTTTCGCATGCGGATCTTCAATACGGATGGCAGTGAGGCGGAGATGTGCGGCAACGGTATCCGTTGCTTTGCGCGCTATCTCTATGACTTTGGTTTGACGGAAAAGACCAGCTTTACCGTGGAAACGGGGGCGGGGATTCTCGTTCCGGAGATCGTATTGGCAGATGGTCAGGTCAAAGGTGTCAAGGTGGATATGGGTGAGCCGCATCTTTTGGGGGAAGAAATCCCCGTGGTTGGTTTTGACGGTCAGAAAGTCATTGACCGGTCAATGTCCGTAGCTGGCAAGGAGTATAAGTTCACGGCGGTATCCATGGGCAATCCCCATTGTGTGATTTTCGTGGATGATGCGGAAAACTTCCCTATCTATGAGTTGGGGCATAAGTTTGAGACACATGAATTGTTTCCGCGCAAGACCAATACGGAATTTGTGGAGGTCAGAGACCGTCGGCATGTGCGCATGCGGGTTTGGGAGCGCGGGGCTGCGGTGACGCTTGCCTGTGGCACGGGTTCCTGTGCCACGGTAGTAGCCGGCATCCTCAATGACAAGCTGGATCGTGAAGCTGAAGTGGAACTGGATGGGGGCAAGCTGCTGATCCATTGGGCGGATAACAATCATGTCTTTATGACTGGCCCGGCCGAATTGGTGTTCAGCGGGGAGCTGACGGATTGTGAGGCATTGTCATGTTGA
- a CDS encoding ribonuclease J, with the protein MTVVRVEDEILVIDSGLMFPEEDMLGVDLVIPDISYLLENRDMIKAIVLTHGHEDHIGALPYVLKQLNVPVYGTRLTLGILEGRLKENGVDSSNLHSVMQGDIINVGCFSVGFIRVNHSIPDAVGLSIKTPVGMIVHTGDFKLDYTPIDGKMTDFRRFSELGNKGVLLMMADSTNAERAGHTPSESTVGASFDKAFHGARSRIIVATFSSNVHRIQQVIDTAVRYKRRVAILGRSMVNVVTISLELGYITAPEGTIIDIDEINNYRPEQIVIVTTGSQGEPMSALTRMALSDHRKVTIVPDDTVIISATPIPGNEKLVSKTIDNLMRLGANVIYGRDKEVHVSGHASREELKLMHNLVRPKFFIPVHGEYHHLVQHAKLAQELGMAKDHIFLGENGYVFEFTRDKGQVAGKVPAGMVMVDGLGVGDVGNIVLRDRRQLSQDGILIIVVAMDRASNTVVGGPDIVSRGFVYVRESEALMDEARARVEQALDRCQEEGVKEWAAIKANVRDALGRYLFEKTRRRPMILPIIQEV; encoded by the coding sequence ATGACCGTTGTTCGGGTTGAGGATGAAATCCTCGTGATTGATTCCGGTCTTATGTTCCCCGAGGAAGATATGCTGGGGGTTGACCTGGTTATTCCGGATATCAGCTATCTTTTGGAGAATCGCGATATGATCAAGGCGATTGTCCTGACTCACGGCCATGAGGACCATATCGGGGCGCTCCCGTATGTCCTCAAACAGCTGAATGTGCCGGTTTATGGTACGCGCCTGACTTTGGGGATATTGGAAGGCCGTCTTAAGGAAAACGGGGTGGATTCCAGCAATCTGCATTCGGTAATGCAGGGGGATATTATCAATGTGGGCTGTTTCAGCGTTGGTTTTATCCGCGTGAATCATTCCATTCCCGATGCGGTGGGACTTTCCATCAAGACGCCGGTGGGCATGATTGTTCATACCGGTGACTTCAAGCTGGATTATACACCCATTGATGGCAAGATGACGGATTTCCGTCGTTTCTCGGAGCTTGGCAACAAGGGCGTTCTTCTGATGATGGCCGATTCTACCAATGCGGAACGGGCTGGTCATACGCCCAGCGAAAGCACGGTGGGAGCATCCTTCGATAAGGCTTTCCATGGCGCACGCAGCCGCATCATCGTGGCGACGTTCTCGTCTAACGTCCACCGCATCCAGCAGGTGATTGACACGGCCGTGCGTTACAAACGCCGCGTGGCGATCCTGGGCCGCAGCATGGTAAATGTTGTGACCATATCCCTGGAGCTTGGTTATATCACAGCTCCGGAAGGAACTATAATCGATATTGATGAGATCAATAACTATCGTCCAGAACAAATCGTCATTGTCACTACGGGCAGTCAGGGCGAACCCATGTCGGCACTGACGCGCATGGCACTGTCTGACCATCGCAAGGTCACCATTGTTCCCGATGATACGGTCATCATTTCGGCTACGCCGATTCCGGGCAATGAAAAATTGGTTTCCAAGACCATTGACAATCTGATGCGTCTCGGTGCCAACGTAATCTATGGCCGGGATAAGGAAGTCCATGTATCCGGCCACGCCAGCCGTGAAGAGCTGAAGCTCATGCACAATCTCGTGCGCCCGAAATTCTTCATTCCCGTTCATGGTGAGTACCATCATTTGGTACAGCATGCCAAACTGGCCCAGGAATTGGGCATGGCCAAGGATCATATCTTCCTGGGTGAGAATGGTTACGTATTCGAGTTCACTCGGGATAAAGGCCAGGTGGCCGGCAAGGTTCCGGCTGGCATGGTCATGGTTGATGGTTTGGGCGTCGGCGATGTGGGCAATATCGTCCTGCGTGATCGCCGTCAGTTATCTCAGGATGGCATCCTGATCATCGTTGTGGCCATGGACCGGGCATCCAACACCGTTGTAGGTGGCCCGGATATCGTTTCCCGCGGCTTCGTCTATGTGCGTGAGTCTGAAGCCCTGATGGATGAAGCCAGAGCCCGTGTTGAACAGGCACTGGATCGCTGCCAGGAGGAAGGCGTAAAGGAATGGGCTGCCATCAAGGCCAATGTCCGTGACGCCTTGGGACGTTATCTCTTTGAGAAAACCCGCCGCAGACCGATGATCCTGCCGATAATTCAGGAAGTATAG
- the hisIE gene encoding bifunctional phosphoribosyl-AMP cyclohydrolase/phosphoribosyl-ATP diphosphatase HisIE, which yields MNEVDISMINFDDKGLVPAVVQEENGQVLMLAYMNAESLQKTIETGYTWFYSRSRQRLWNKGEESGNKQKVKEISYDCDGDTLLIKVHQTGVACHTGTYTCFSGRKLLAENEKGLAVVEPEQETSLATVLNDLYNVIQNRQLNPVEGSYTNYLFEKGQDKILKKVGEEAVETVIASKNNKSEEVLYEMGDLWYHCLVLLAYHKLTPDQLLDELMSRRKGASYHKFTGKTGVRPDL from the coding sequence ATGAATGAAGTTGATATTTCCATGATTAATTTTGACGACAAGGGGCTGGTGCCGGCGGTCGTGCAGGAGGAAAATGGTCAGGTACTGATGCTGGCCTATATGAATGCGGAATCCCTGCAGAAGACCATTGAAACAGGATACACCTGGTTCTATAGCCGCAGCCGCCAGCGCCTTTGGAATAAAGGCGAGGAATCCGGCAATAAGCAGAAGGTGAAAGAGATTTCCTATGATTGCGATGGCGACACCCTGCTCATCAAGGTTCACCAGACCGGTGTAGCCTGCCATACGGGGACTTATACCTGCTTCAGCGGTCGTAAGCTGCTGGCTGAAAATGAAAAGGGCTTGGCTGTTGTTGAGCCCGAGCAGGAAACTTCGCTGGCTACCGTGCTGAACGATCTGTATAATGTCATTCAGAATCGTCAGCTCAACCCGGTGGAGGGGTCCTATACTAACTATCTCTTTGAAAAAGGGCAGGATAAGATCCTCAAAAAAGTCGGAGAAGAGGCTGTGGAGACGGTTATTGCCTCTAAGAATAACAAGAGCGAAGAAGTGCTCTATGAGATGGGCGATCTTTGGTATCATTGCCTGGTGTTGCTGGCATACCATAAGCTCACGCCGGATCAGCTGCTGGATGAGCTCATGAGCCGCCGCAAGGGTGCTTCCTATCACAAGTTTACAGGCAAGACGGGCGTAAGACCTGATTTATAA
- the hisF gene encoding imidazole glycerol phosphate synthase subunit HisF, protein MSTSTYTKRIIPCLDVKAGRVVKGTNFVGLRDAGDPVELAARYDKERADELVFLDITASSDQRDTIVQVAQDCASQVFIPFTVGGGIRTVEDMRRMLKAGADKVSVNTAAIKNPELIREGAAKFGRQCVVLAVDARRSGEDKWEVFVNGGRTPTGLDCLDWIRKAVDLGAGEILLTSMDADGTKDGYDIALTRAVSEAVDVPVIASGGAGKLEHFYDVLTEGKADAVLAASVFHYGEFTVRQVKEYLKSRGVEVRF, encoded by the coding sequence ATGAGTACATCTACCTATACGAAACGTATTATTCCCTGTTTGGATGTCAAAGCCGGCAGGGTGGTGAAGGGCACGAATTTCGTTGGCTTGCGGGATGCCGGTGATCCGGTGGAACTGGCAGCGCGTTACGACAAGGAACGGGCCGATGAACTGGTTTTTTTGGATATCACGGCTTCCAGTGACCAGCGGGATACCATTGTGCAGGTTGCCCAGGATTGTGCCAGTCAGGTGTTCATTCCCTTCACTGTCGGCGGCGGTATCCGCACGGTGGAAGATATGCGCCGTATGTTGAAAGCCGGTGCCGACAAGGTATCTGTGAACACGGCGGCCATCAAGAATCCTGAACTGATTCGGGAAGGTGCGGCAAAGTTTGGCCGTCAGTGCGTTGTCCTGGCGGTAGATGCCCGGCGCAGTGGCGAAGATAAGTGGGAGGTCTTTGTCAATGGCGGCCGTACGCCGACAGGTCTTGACTGTCTGGATTGGATAAGGAAGGCTGTGGATTTGGGAGCTGGAGAGATTCTGCTCACCAGTATGGATGCCGATGGCACGAAGGATGGTTATGATATTGCCTTGACAAGGGCTGTTTCTGAGGCGGTGGATGTCCCGGTTATCGCCTCCGGCGGCGCAGGCAAGCTGGAACATTTCTATGATGTGCTGACAGAGGGCAAGGCAGATGCGGTATTGGCAGCTTCCGTATTCCATTATGGGGAGTTTACGGTACGGCAGGTTAAAGAATATCTGAAATCACGGGGCGTGGAGGTAAGATTCTGA
- a CDS encoding amino acid ABC transporter ATP-binding protein, whose protein sequence is MANTKQDEVMLKMTDIHKSYDQLDVLKGINLEVRRGEVLAIIGPSGSGKSTLLRCINKLETIDKGSIAIKDRFLVQTQDGEARYANGREEREILASTGMVFQQFNLFPHMTVLENLLEAPMQVKGLKRSEVEPYARELLDKVGLSDRADYYPSQLSGGQQQRVAIARALCMQPDIMLFDEPTSALDPELTGEVLKTMRELAAEHMTMVVVTHEMAFAREAASHVIFMADGNIVEEGEPAAFFAAPKEERTKSFLQNML, encoded by the coding sequence ATGGCAAATACTAAGCAGGACGAAGTCATGCTGAAAATGACAGATATTCATAAGTCCTATGATCAATTGGATGTTTTGAAGGGTATCAATCTGGAAGTGCGCCGGGGGGAAGTCCTGGCCATTATTGGGCCATCCGGCTCCGGGAAAAGCACGCTGCTTCGCTGCATCAATAAGTTGGAAACCATCGATAAGGGCAGCATTGCCATCAAGGACAGGTTCCTGGTGCAGACCCAGGATGGTGAGGCAAGGTACGCAAATGGCAGGGAAGAGCGGGAAATCCTGGCCAGCACGGGTATGGTATTCCAGCAGTTCAATCTCTTTCCGCATATGACGGTGCTGGAGAATCTGTTGGAGGCGCCTATGCAGGTGAAGGGGCTGAAACGCAGTGAAGTGGAGCCTTATGCCCGCGAACTGTTGGATAAAGTAGGCCTGTCTGACCGGGCTGATTATTATCCCTCGCAACTGTCAGGCGGCCAGCAGCAGCGTGTAGCTATTGCCAGAGCCTTGTGCATGCAGCCGGATATCATGCTGTTTGACGAGCCAACCTCAGCCCTCGATCCGGAGCTTACCGGCGAAGTCCTGAAAACCATGCGGGAACTGGCTGCGGAACATATGACCATGGTGGTTGTTACCCATGAGATGGCCTTTGCCCGGGAGGCAGCCAGCCATGTTATCTTTATGGCGGATGGCAACATCGTGGAAGAAGGGGAACCGGCGGCATTTTTTGCGGCCCCCAAGGAAGAACGGACCAAATCATTTTTGCAGAATATGCTGTAG